A single window of Dehalococcoidales bacterium DNA harbors:
- a CDS encoding adenosylcobalamin-dependent ribonucleoside-diphosphate reductase — protein MSRLKIVQIRKRDGSVVPFNPAKIEGAIHKALMATGAGGRELAADLGKRVVGIAEERLGQTVPTVEQVQDIVEEVLMNQGYASVAKAYILYRQQRSEVRRLKEIIGVRDDLKLGVNAIKVLERRYLLRDEAGNIIETPTGLFRRVAHAIASAETKFDPAADYKGLEQDFFEILTNLEFLPNTPTLMNAGAPLGQLSACFVLPVGDSIIDIFETLKNMAVIHQSGGGTGFSFSRLRPQGDIVRSTKGVASGPVSFMKIFDAATAVMKQGGKRRGANMGILNADHPDIIEFVEAKSDGVTLSNFNISAGATDEFMEAASRGRKWSLINPRTGRETRSINAGALFDMIVNNAWRTGDPGLIFLDEINRHNPTPYLGRLEATNPCGELPLLPYESCNLGSINLSRMILDGQIDWLKIERVVNLAVRFLDNVVEANVFPLPAIERITREGNRKIGLGVMGFADALVKLGIPYDSEAALEAGEGMIKFISEKAAAASAGLAAERGVFPNFAGSVYDHPRGPRPRNATVLSIAPTGTISIIAGCSSGIEPLFALTFVRNVMEGTRLLEVNSVFEQIARKRGFFTRELKEETAQKGSLRGIQGIPEDVRRIFVTDWDIEPDWHVRMQAVFQKHTDNSVSKTVNLPEDTTPQDIRRIYTLAHQLKCKGITVYRYGSKKQQVLTLVGYVSEAAPEPSPYVTAESEYAEGCLSGTCPF, from the coding sequence ATGAGCAGACTTAAGATTGTTCAGATCCGCAAAAGAGACGGCTCCGTAGTCCCATTCAATCCCGCCAAGATTGAAGGAGCCATCCATAAAGCGCTCATGGCTACCGGCGCCGGCGGGAGAGAACTGGCCGCTGATCTGGGAAAACGTGTTGTAGGGATTGCGGAGGAAAGGCTGGGGCAGACCGTTCCCACCGTAGAGCAGGTACAGGATATCGTCGAAGAAGTGCTGATGAACCAGGGTTACGCCAGCGTAGCTAAAGCCTACATTCTTTACCGCCAGCAACGGTCAGAGGTGCGCCGGTTGAAGGAAATCATCGGCGTACGCGACGATTTGAAACTCGGCGTAAATGCCATTAAGGTGCTGGAGCGCCGCTATCTGCTCAGAGATGAAGCTGGCAACATAATAGAAACTCCGACCGGGCTTTTCCGGCGGGTGGCCCATGCCATCGCCAGCGCGGAGACAAAATTTGACCCGGCGGCTGATTATAAAGGGCTGGAGCAGGATTTTTTTGAAATCCTGACCAATCTCGAATTTCTTCCCAATACTCCGACACTGATGAATGCTGGCGCTCCACTAGGACAGCTATCAGCCTGTTTCGTCCTCCCCGTTGGAGATTCGATCATCGATATTTTCGAGACACTCAAAAATATGGCCGTCATCCACCAGTCCGGCGGGGGTACGGGGTTTTCCTTCAGCCGGCTCAGACCCCAGGGAGACATCGTTCGTTCCACCAAGGGGGTGGCATCCGGCCCGGTGTCATTCATGAAGATATTTGATGCGGCTACGGCGGTGATGAAGCAGGGTGGCAAGCGGCGGGGGGCTAACATGGGCATACTTAACGCTGACCACCCGGATATCATTGAATTCGTCGAAGCTAAAAGCGATGGTGTCACCCTGTCCAATTTCAACATCTCAGCGGGGGCTACGGACGAATTTATGGAAGCCGCCTCGCGAGGGAGGAAGTGGAGCTTGATAAATCCCAGAACCGGCCGGGAAACAAGGTCAATCAATGCCGGTGCGCTCTTCGACATGATTGTCAACAATGCCTGGAGAACCGGCGACCCCGGCCTTATCTTCCTCGATGAGATTAATCGCCATAATCCCACGCCGTACCTGGGACGGCTGGAAGCCACCAATCCCTGTGGTGAGCTGCCGCTGCTCCCCTACGAGAGCTGCAACCTGGGGTCGATAAATTTATCCCGCATGATATTGGACGGGCAGATAGACTGGCTGAAGATTGAGCGGGTGGTGAACCTGGCCGTGCGTTTTCTGGACAATGTGGTCGAAGCTAACGTCTTTCCCCTGCCGGCCATTGAGCGGATAACCAGAGAGGGAAACCGGAAAATAGGCCTGGGGGTGATGGGATTTGCTGACGCCCTGGTCAAGCTGGGTATCCCCTACGACTCCGAGGCGGCGCTGGAAGCAGGTGAAGGGATGATCAAGTTTATCTCGGAGAAAGCCGCCGCAGCCTCAGCCGGGCTCGCCGCTGAGCGTGGAGTCTTCCCTAATTTTGCCGGTAGCGTCTATGACCACCCCAGGGGCCCCCGGCCACGCAACGCTACCGTCCTCTCCATCGCCCCTACCGGCACAATAAGCATCATCGCCGGCTGCTCCAGCGGTATTGAGCCGCTTTTTGCCCTTACCTTCGTCCGGAACGTGATGGAGGGAACCAGGCTGCTGGAAGTAAATTCCGTATTCGAGCAGATTGCCCGCAAGCGTGGTTTCTTTACGCGGGAATTGAAGGAAGAAACGGCTCAGAAGGGCAGCCTGCGAGGGATTCAAGGAATTCCTGAAGATGTCCGCCGGATATTCGTGACGGACTGGGACATAGAGCCGGACTGGCATGTCAGAATGCAGGCAGTATTCCAGAAGCACACAGACAATTCTGTTTCCAAGACGGTAAATCTGCCTGAGGACACGACGCCGCAGGATATCCGCCGAATTTATACTCTGGCCCACCAGCTCAAGTGCAAGGGTATAACCGTGTATCGCTACGGAAGCAAAAAACAGCAGGTTCTGACTCTGGTCGGTTACGTTTCGGAGGCAGCGCCGGAGCCCAGTCCTTATGTCACCGCTGAGTCCGAATACGCTGAAGGGTGC